In Calypte anna isolate BGI_N300 chromosome 28, bCalAnn1_v1.p, whole genome shotgun sequence, a single window of DNA contains:
- the FZR1 gene encoding fizzy-related protein homolog isoform X2, with product MRRTLTPSNSPMSSPSKHGDRFIPSRAGANWSINFHRINENEKSPSQNRKAKDATSDNGKDGLAYSALLKNELLGAGIEKVQDPQTEDRRLQPSTPEKKSLFTYSLSTKRSSPDDGNEVSPYSLSPVSNKSQKLLRSPRKPTRKISKIPFKVLDAPELQDDFYLNLVDWSSLNVLSVGLGTCVYLWSACTSQVTRLCDLSVEGDSVTSVGWSERGNLVAVGTHKGFVQIWDAAAGKKLSMLEGHTARVGALAWNADQLSSGSRDRMILQRDIRTPPLQSERRLQGHRQEVCGLKWSTDHQLLASGGNDNKLLVWNHSSLSPVQQYTEHLAAVKAIAWSPHQHGLLASGGGTADRCIRFWNTLTGQPLQCIDTGSQVCNLAWSKHANELVSTHGYSQNQILVWKYPSLTQVAKLTGHSYRVLYLAMSPDGEAIVTGAGDETLRFWNVFSKTRSTKESVSVLNLFTRIR from the exons ATGAGAAGAACCCTGACACCTTCCAATTCTCCAATGTCTTCTCCTAGTAAGCATGGTGACAGATTCATTCCCTCAAGAGCTGGGGCCAACTGGAGCATCAACTTCCACAGAATAAAT gaaaatgaaaaatcaccgagtcaaaacagaaaagcaaaagatgcTACATCAGACAATGGCAAAG ATGGCCTTGCTTACTCTGCCTTGCTGAAGAATGAACTCTTAGGAGCAGGGATTGAGAAAGTGCAAGACCCACAGACAGAAGATAGGAGGCTGCAGCCATCCACCCCAGAGAAGAAGTCTCTTTTCACT taTTCACTCAGCACAAAACGCTCTAGTCCGGATGATGGCAATGAGGTCTCACCATATTCCCTGTCTCCTGTCAGCAACAAAAG TCAGAAGCTGCTAAGATCACCTCGAAAACCAACTCGAAAAATCTCAAAGATTCCTTTCAAAGTGTTGGATGCCCCAGAACTGCAGGATGATTTCTACCTGAACCTGGTGGATTGGTCCTCTCTTAATGTCCTCAGTGTTGGCCTTGGGACTTGTGTTTACCTATGGAGTGCTTGCACTAGCCAG GTAACCCGACTCTGTGATCTCTCTGTGGAAGGAGATTCTGTAACATCTGTGGGCTGGTCAGAACGG GGGAACTTGGTGGCTGTTGGCACTCACAAGGGCTTTGTACAGATCTGGGatgcagctgcaggaaaaaaactctCCATGCTAGAGGGGCACACAGCCAGAGTTG GTGCCTTGGCATGGAATGCAGACCAGCTGTCTTCTGGGAGCAGAGACAGGATGATCCTCCAGAGGGACATCCGCACCCCACCCCTCCAGTCCGAGCGGCGGCTCCAGGGCCACAGGCAGGAGGTCTGTGGGCTCAAATGGTCTACAGACCACCAGCTCCTGGCCTCAGGAGGAAATGATAACAAG ctccttgtCTGGAATCACTCCAGCCTGAGTCCTGTCCAGCAGTACACAGAGCATCTTGCAGCAGTCAAAGCTATTGCTTGGTCTCCACACCAGCACGGGCTCCTGGCCTCTGGTGGGGGCACAGCCGACCGCTGCATACGCTTCTGGAACACGCTCACTGGGCAACCTCTGCAATGCATTGACACTGGGTCCCAAGTCTGCAACCTGGCCTGGTCAAAACATGCCAACGAGCTG gtgAGTACCCACGGATATTCGCAGAACCAAATCCTTGTCTGGAAATACCCCTCATTAACTCAAGTAGCAAAGCTAACAGGGCACTCCTACAGAGTCTTATATCTG GCAATGTCCCCTGATGGAGAGGCCATAGTCACAGGAGCTGGAGATGAAACCTTGCGCTTCTGGAATGTCTTCAGTAAAACTCGCTCAACAAAG GAGTCTGTATCCGTTCTCAACCTCTTCACCAGGATACGATAA
- the FZR1 gene encoding fizzy-related protein homolog isoform X1, giving the protein MDQDYERRLLRQINIQNENTMPCVAEMRRTLTPSNSPMSSPSKHGDRFIPSRAGANWSINFHRINENEKSPSQNRKAKDATSDNGKDGLAYSALLKNELLGAGIEKVQDPQTEDRRLQPSTPEKKSLFTYSLSTKRSSPDDGNEVSPYSLSPVSNKSQKLLRSPRKPTRKISKIPFKVLDAPELQDDFYLNLVDWSSLNVLSVGLGTCVYLWSACTSQVTRLCDLSVEGDSVTSVGWSERGNLVAVGTHKGFVQIWDAAAGKKLSMLEGHTARVGALAWNADQLSSGSRDRMILQRDIRTPPLQSERRLQGHRQEVCGLKWSTDHQLLASGGNDNKLLVWNHSSLSPVQQYTEHLAAVKAIAWSPHQHGLLASGGGTADRCIRFWNTLTGQPLQCIDTGSQVCNLAWSKHANELVSTHGYSQNQILVWKYPSLTQVAKLTGHSYRVLYLAMSPDGEAIVTGAGDETLRFWNVFSKTRSTKESVSVLNLFTRIR; this is encoded by the exons GTAGCAGAGATGAGAAGAACCCTGACACCTTCCAATTCTCCAATGTCTTCTCCTAGTAAGCATGGTGACAGATTCATTCCCTCAAGAGCTGGGGCCAACTGGAGCATCAACTTCCACAGAATAAAT gaaaatgaaaaatcaccgagtcaaaacagaaaagcaaaagatgcTACATCAGACAATGGCAAAG ATGGCCTTGCTTACTCTGCCTTGCTGAAGAATGAACTCTTAGGAGCAGGGATTGAGAAAGTGCAAGACCCACAGACAGAAGATAGGAGGCTGCAGCCATCCACCCCAGAGAAGAAGTCTCTTTTCACT taTTCACTCAGCACAAAACGCTCTAGTCCGGATGATGGCAATGAGGTCTCACCATATTCCCTGTCTCCTGTCAGCAACAAAAG TCAGAAGCTGCTAAGATCACCTCGAAAACCAACTCGAAAAATCTCAAAGATTCCTTTCAAAGTGTTGGATGCCCCAGAACTGCAGGATGATTTCTACCTGAACCTGGTGGATTGGTCCTCTCTTAATGTCCTCAGTGTTGGCCTTGGGACTTGTGTTTACCTATGGAGTGCTTGCACTAGCCAG GTAACCCGACTCTGTGATCTCTCTGTGGAAGGAGATTCTGTAACATCTGTGGGCTGGTCAGAACGG GGGAACTTGGTGGCTGTTGGCACTCACAAGGGCTTTGTACAGATCTGGGatgcagctgcaggaaaaaaactctCCATGCTAGAGGGGCACACAGCCAGAGTTG GTGCCTTGGCATGGAATGCAGACCAGCTGTCTTCTGGGAGCAGAGACAGGATGATCCTCCAGAGGGACATCCGCACCCCACCCCTCCAGTCCGAGCGGCGGCTCCAGGGCCACAGGCAGGAGGTCTGTGGGCTCAAATGGTCTACAGACCACCAGCTCCTGGCCTCAGGAGGAAATGATAACAAG ctccttgtCTGGAATCACTCCAGCCTGAGTCCTGTCCAGCAGTACACAGAGCATCTTGCAGCAGTCAAAGCTATTGCTTGGTCTCCACACCAGCACGGGCTCCTGGCCTCTGGTGGGGGCACAGCCGACCGCTGCATACGCTTCTGGAACACGCTCACTGGGCAACCTCTGCAATGCATTGACACTGGGTCCCAAGTCTGCAACCTGGCCTGGTCAAAACATGCCAACGAGCTG gtgAGTACCCACGGATATTCGCAGAACCAAATCCTTGTCTGGAAATACCCCTCATTAACTCAAGTAGCAAAGCTAACAGGGCACTCCTACAGAGTCTTATATCTG GCAATGTCCCCTGATGGAGAGGCCATAGTCACAGGAGCTGGAGATGAAACCTTGCGCTTCTGGAATGTCTTCAGTAAAACTCGCTCAACAAAG GAGTCTGTATCCGTTCTCAACCTCTTCACCAGGATACGATAA